CCGGTCGCGGCCGACTCCGGGGCGTGGGCCAGGACGCACGGTGCCGTGCACGGCGGGGAGGCGCTGGTGCGGATCACGATCCAGGGCCGGTCGCCGTCCGACGCCGTCGTCCTCCATGCCCTGCACGTGCGCGTGGTCGACCGCGCCGCGCCGCTGCTGTGGAACGCGTACCGGATGGACAACGGCTGTGGCGGCGCCGTCACCCCGCGCCACTTCGCCGTGGACCTCGACCGGCCGCGCCCGCTCGCGAGGCCCGTCGACGGCCTTGACGCCTCCGGCGCCGAGGTCCGGAAGATCCCGGCCGTCTCCTTCCCGTACAAGGTCACCTCCTCCGACCCCGAGGAGCTTCTGGTCTCCGCGCGGACGGCGGGCTGCGACTGCCGCTGGTACCTGGAGATGGAGTGGAGCGCCGGGGGCCGTACGGGGACGGTGCGGATCACGGACGGCGGGAAGCCGTTCCGCACGAGCGGGACCAGGGGGAGGCCGGTGTACGTGCACGACTCCGCCGAAGGGCGCTGGATCACAGACTCGGACTCTGGACAGACCGGGTGACCGATGAGTAACTTCGACGGACATAGGCTGAGCAAGCGCTTACGACGTGGTGCACGACTGAGGTTGAAATGTGCTGTCCTGGCGGTTCGGCTGTTGTGTGATCACCGCATGGCTGTGCGGTCAGAGACCAGGCCGGCGATCGCCAGATGGGTGTCGTCGTAGTACTCGCGACGTCCGATGTACCGCTGAAGGGTCCGCCACTGCTTGTGCTCGGCGTTGGCGTGCTCGACGCAGATCCGCTCTGAAGACTGCTGCTTGCGGGCCTGTTCCCATGCCGTGACGTCCGTGGTCGGGGCGTCCTTGCCCGGCTTCTTCGGCGGTGCCTGGACCTGATCGGGAAACCGTTTGGCCAGGCCCCGGTATCCGGAGTCGACTTTCGCCTTGACTGTGGGATACCGCTCGAACAAGTCGCCGATCCCCTCGGTGTTCACCGCCGTCTGATCGTGCATACGGCCCGGCCGAATCGCCCCCGTCCACAAAGTGCGACCCTTCTCGTCAGTGATGACGGTGGCCTTCTTGGTGTTCTGCCGCATCTTGCCGGAGACGAAGGCCCGGCGGCCGGGCTTGCCGGCCCTCGGGCGCCGTACCCGCACCTCGGTGCCGTCGAGCCGCAGCTCAACGCCCCGCGCGT
The DNA window shown above is from Streptomyces sp. Alt3 and carries:
- a CDS encoding transposase family protein produces the protein MTSVLARTALSHRICTGIPRKQLGSLIAELAVPWMARQDSRLRERRGHDRLRAEGGGPGHQLVFTDRVIATLVVLRFQLPHSALGVLYGVDRSTITRAVHEIRPLLAVRGFAVPGESGLRLRTLADVFAYADARGVELRLDGTEVRVRRPRAGKPGRRAFVSGKMRQNTKKATVITDEKGRTLWTGAIRPGRMHDQTAVNTEGIGDLFERYPTVKAKVDSGYRGLAKRFPDQVQAPPKKPGKDAPTTDVTAWEQARKQQSSERICVEHANAEHKQWRTLQRYIGRREYYDDTHLAIAGLVSDRTAMR